One genomic window of Ruminococcus gauvreauii includes the following:
- a CDS encoding histidinol-phosphatase HisJ family protein — translation MIPDYHLHTFFSGDSEADPHVMADRAAALGMESICFTDHMDTDSEEPEFILDTDAYIPYMLELREEYRERLKIRIGVEIGMQPHLADRHWEYVKQYPFDFVIASLHLVDGKDPYYPEVFEGREDREVYRRYLESLLENVQAFGEFQVLGHIDYVVRYGVHKALQYGYDEYRDVIDAILKHIIESGCGMEINTAGLKKGLGFPNPHYDIIRRYRELGGELLTLGSDAHAPEDIGYDFLAVSDYLRTVGYRYVMEFEGKRPFFVQL, via the coding sequence ATGATTCCTGACTATCATCTGCATACTTTCTTTTCCGGAGACAGTGAGGCGGATCCACACGTGATGGCAGACCGGGCGGCCGCGCTCGGGATGGAATCCATCTGCTTTACCGACCACATGGACACGGACAGCGAGGAGCCGGAATTCATTCTGGATACGGATGCTTATATCCCGTACATGCTGGAACTGCGCGAGGAATACAGGGAAAGACTGAAGATCAGGATCGGTGTCGAGATCGGCATGCAGCCGCATCTGGCGGACAGGCACTGGGAATATGTTAAGCAGTATCCGTTTGATTTTGTGATCGCGTCACTTCATCTGGTGGACGGAAAAGATCCGTACTATCCGGAGGTGTTTGAAGGCAGGGAAGACCGGGAAGTGTATCGAAGATATCTGGAATCCCTTCTGGAAAATGTACAGGCATTCGGCGAATTTCAGGTGCTGGGACATATCGACTACGTTGTCAGGTACGGTGTGCATAAGGCATTGCAATATGGTTATGATGAATACAGGGATGTCATAGATGCGATTCTTAAGCATATCATAGAGTCAGGCTGTGGTATGGAGATCAATACGGCAGGACTCAAAAAAGGTCTCGGTTTTCCGAATCCACACTATGATATCATCCGCAGGTACCGCGAACTGGGAGGGGAATTACTCACCCTTGGATCGGATGCACACGCTCCGGAAGATATTGGATATGACTTTCTGGCGGTTTCTGACTATTTGAGAACGGTTGGATACCGTTATGTGATGGAATTTGAAGGAAAAAGACCGTTTTTTGTACAATTGTAA
- a CDS encoding RrF2 family transcriptional regulator has product MKLSTKGRYGLRALIDLAVYSEEEAVSIQSIARRQNISDSYLEQLMRMLRKADIVVSVRGAQGGYRLARPATEISVGDVLRALEGSLEAVTCPGNQENNGCEGADLCVTRYVWQKINDSITQAVDSIMIDHLAEESRKIQEKGLPLSSTCNN; this is encoded by the coding sequence GTGAAATTATCAACGAAAGGCAGATATGGTCTGAGAGCGCTGATTGACCTTGCGGTCTACAGTGAAGAGGAGGCTGTTTCCATACAGAGTATTGCCAGAAGACAGAATATTTCCGACAGTTACCTGGAACAGCTGATGCGAATGCTCAGAAAGGCGGATATCGTCGTCAGCGTCAGGGGCGCACAGGGCGGATACCGTCTTGCAAGACCGGCCACGGAAATTTCTGTGGGAGACGTGCTGCGTGCGCTGGAAGGCAGTCTTGAGGCTGTCACCTGTCCCGGAAATCAGGAGAACAACGGCTGCGAGGGCGCAGACTTATGTGTGACAAGGTATGTATGGCAAAAGATAAATGACAGTATTACACAGGCGGTGGACAGCATCATGATTGATCATCTGGCAGAGGAAAGCCGTAAGATTCAGGAGAAGGGACTGCCCCTGTCTTCAACCTGTAATAATTGA
- the tpiA gene encoding triose-phosphate isomerase produces MARRKIIAGNWKMNMTPSEAVELVNTLKPLVASDDVDVVFCVPAIDIIPVIEACKGSNIEVGAENMYFEEKGAYTGEISPAMLTDVGVKYVVLGHSERREYFAETNETVNKKMLKAFEHGITPIMCCGESLEQREQGVTMDFIRQQVKVGFLNVTADQAKTAVIAYEPIWAIGTGKTATTEQAQEVCAAIRACIAEIYDEATAEAIRIQYGGSVNAATAPELFAQADIDGGLVGGAALKPDFGKIVNYK; encoded by the coding sequence ATGGCAAGAAGAAAAATTATTGCAGGTAACTGGAAAATGAATATGACTCCGAGTGAGGCTGTTGAGCTGGTGAATACACTGAAACCGCTCGTTGCCAGTGACGATGTGGACGTTGTGTTCTGCGTGCCGGCTATCGATATCATTCCGGTTATCGAAGCATGTAAGGGAAGCAACATCGAAGTAGGTGCGGAGAACATGTACTTCGAGGAGAAAGGCGCTTACACAGGAGAGATCTCTCCTGCCATGCTGACAGATGTCGGAGTAAAATATGTTGTTCTGGGCCATTCCGAGAGAAGAGAATACTTTGCTGAGACGAATGAAACCGTGAACAAAAAGATGCTGAAAGCGTTCGAACACGGCATTACACCGATCATGTGCTGCGGTGAATCTCTGGAACAGAGAGAGCAGGGCGTGACCATGGACTTCATTCGCCAGCAGGTTAAAGTCGGATTCTTAAACGTAACTGCAGACCAGGCAAAGACGGCTGTCATCGCATATGAGCCGATCTGGGCGATCGGAACCGGCAAAACCGCGACTACGGAGCAGGCACAGGAAGTATGTGCAGCGATCCGTGCATGCATCGCTGAGATCTATGATGAGGCGACTGCAGAAGCGATCCGTATCCAGTACGGCGGATCTGTAAACGCTGCTACAGCACCGGAACTGTTTGCACAGGCAGACATCGACGGCGGCCTGGTAGGCGGCGCAGCACTGAAACCAGATTTCGGTAAGATCGTAAATTATAAGTAA
- a CDS encoding TetR/AcrR family transcriptional regulator produces the protein MQNNNKRDLILDAMQELMNETSNRAISVSDIAEKAGIGKGSIYYYFESKNDIIEAVIERSYSMAIRKSKELVSSTDIDAFAKMEIIFRACLEASSELKRQEECGSFIEIQQSALIHQKFMTFLIRNLKPILSDIIRQGNYEGLIQCDYPDEIAEIVLIVMTVKLDNHIIPSTTDEIRNLLHAFSLMQSKSMGISMKSLQFLQQ, from the coding sequence ATGCAGAATAACAACAAAAGAGACCTGATCCTGGACGCCATGCAGGAATTGATGAACGAAACATCAAACCGTGCGATTTCCGTCAGCGATATTGCCGAAAAAGCGGGGATTGGAAAAGGAAGTATCTACTACTATTTTGAATCTAAGAATGATATTATCGAGGCCGTTATCGAGCGTTCCTACTCGATGGCCATAAGAAAGAGCAAAGAGCTGGTCAGTTCCACAGACATTGACGCCTTTGCCAAGATGGAAATCATATTTCGTGCGTGCCTGGAAGCTTCTTCCGAATTGAAGCGGCAGGAAGAATGCGGAAGTTTTATCGAGATACAGCAGAGCGCATTGATTCATCAGAAATTCATGACCTTTTTGATCAGAAATCTGAAACCTATTCTGTCTGACATTATCAGACAGGGAAATTATGAGGGCCTGATCCAGTGTGACTACCCGGATGAGATCGCAGAAATCGTCCTGATCGTGATGACTGTGAAGCTGGACAATCATATCATCCCTTCCACTACGGATGAAATCAGGAATCTTTTGCATGCATTTTCTCTTATGCAGTCCAAGAGTATGGGCATCAGCATGAAGAGTCTGCAGTTTCTCCAGCAATGA
- the mnmA gene encoding tRNA 2-thiouridine(34) synthase MnmA, with product MVKKKVVVGMSGGVDSSVAAWLLKEQGYDVIGVTMQIWQDEEETVQEENGGCCGLSAVEDARRVAAALGIPHYVMNFKREFKEHVMDYFIAEYQSGRTPNPCIACNRYVKWESLLRRSLEIGADYIATGHYARIAQLPNGRYAIQNSRTAAKDQTYALYNLTQEQLSHTLMPAGDYTKDEIRKMAEDIGLTVAHKPDSQEICFVPDNDYAKFIDETTGVRAKPGDFITAEGEVIGRHRGITHYTVGQRKGLGLSMGRPVFVTEIRPETNEVVIGGSDEVFRKTLRANRLNFMAVEELKTGEEREFLVKIRYNHKGAPCMVKRTGPDEVLCTFFEPQRAVTPGQAAVFYEGDYVAGGGTIL from the coding sequence ATGGTGAAAAAGAAAGTCGTCGTCGGCATGTCCGGAGGGGTTGATTCCTCCGTGGCAGCCTGGCTTTTGAAGGAGCAGGGATATGATGTGATCGGTGTCACCATGCAGATCTGGCAGGATGAGGAAGAGACCGTGCAGGAAGAGAATGGCGGCTGCTGCGGCCTGAGTGCAGTGGAAGACGCCAGAAGAGTTGCTGCGGCTCTCGGCATTCCTCACTATGTGATGAATTTCAAGAGAGAATTCAAAGAGCATGTGATGGATTACTTCATTGCGGAGTATCAAAGCGGAAGGACACCGAATCCATGCATCGCCTGCAACCGGTATGTGAAATGGGAATCGCTGCTCAGGAGAAGCCTTGAGATCGGTGCGGACTATATCGCGACGGGTCATTATGCGAGGATTGCACAGCTGCCAAACGGGAGATATGCAATCCAAAACTCCAGGACGGCTGCAAAGGACCAGACGTATGCCCTGTATAATCTAACGCAGGAGCAGCTGTCCCACACGCTGATGCCGGCGGGGGATTACACGAAGGACGAGATCCGAAAAATGGCAGAGGATATCGGGCTGACGGTGGCGCATAAACCGGACAGCCAGGAGATTTGTTTCGTACCGGACAATGATTATGCAAAGTTTATCGATGAGACGACAGGGGTCAGGGCAAAGCCCGGAGACTTTATCACCGCCGAAGGCGAGGTCATCGGCCGTCACAGGGGAATCACACACTATACGGTCGGTCAGCGAAAAGGGCTCGGCCTTTCGATGGGACGTCCTGTATTCGTCACGGAGATCAGACCGGAGACGAACGAAGTGGTGATCGGAGGCAGCGACGAGGTGTTTCGGAAGACGCTGCGCGCCAACCGGCTGAATTTCATGGCGGTGGAGGAGCTGAAGACAGGGGAAGAGAGGGAATTCCTCGTGAAGATCCGGTATAACCACAAGGGGGCTCCCTGCATGGTGAAGCGTACGGGTCCGGACGAGGTGCTGTGCACCTTTTTTGAACCCCAGCGTGCCGTGACTCCCGGACAGGCTGCGGTCTTCTATGAGGGAGATTACGTGGCAGGAGGAGGTACGATCCTATGA
- a CDS encoding YccF domain-containing protein — translation MGCLGNLLWFIFGGFLSGLSWCAAGLLWCITIVGIPVGVQCFKFASLSFFPFGKEVRYGGGAGSMILNIIWLIVSGIPLALEHLALGALLCITIIGIPFGMQQFKLAKLALMPFGSEVY, via the coding sequence ATGGGATGTCTGGGTAATTTGTTATGGTTCATATTTGGGGGTTTTTTAAGCGGACTCAGCTGGTGTGCAGCCGGACTGCTGTGGTGTATTACGATCGTAGGAATACCGGTTGGTGTTCAGTGCTTCAAATTTGCATCGCTCAGCTTCTTCCCCTTCGGAAAAGAAGTGCGGTACGGCGGAGGTGCGGGGAGCATGATCCTGAACATCATCTGGCTGATTGTTTCCGGAATACCTCTGGCGCTTGAGCATCTGGCTCTTGGAGCTCTGCTGTGTATCACGATCATTGGGATTCCGTTCGGCATGCAGCAGTTTAAACTGGCGAAGCTGGCTCTGATGCCGTTTGGAAGTGAAGTCTATTAA
- a CDS encoding alpha/beta hydrolase has translation MMEVWKWAAGLGTVTAAAEYGIAEYFFRRTMIRSNAKRDRTQKMAGTAWDAYIPRIRACRSWLMERKKENVFIRSRDGLKLFGTYFPSEESDRTFLCFHGYTSEGLNDFPCIARFYLEKGYNVLLADERAHGQSEGTYIGFGCLDRWDAVEWIRYLLGRFGQEQEIFLHGMSMGGATVLMASGLRLPLQVKGIVSDCGFTSAWEVFTSVLNHMYHMPAFPILQISDRLVKKRAGYGLAECNSAEEVKKATVPILMIHGDADTFVPCWMCEEIYRSCASPKQKLIIKGASHAEAYYKNTVAYERAVNSFLDMLKR, from the coding sequence ATGATGGAAGTATGGAAATGGGCGGCAGGTCTTGGAACTGTTACAGCGGCGGCAGAGTATGGTATCGCGGAATACTTTTTTCGCCGGACGATGATTCGTAGCAATGCCAAAAGGGACCGCACACAAAAGATGGCAGGGACTGCATGGGATGCATATATTCCGAGGATCAGAGCGTGCCGCAGCTGGCTGATGGAGAGAAAAAAAGAAAATGTATTCATACGGTCCCGGGATGGACTGAAACTGTTCGGCACGTATTTTCCGTCAGAGGAGTCAGACAGGACATTTCTATGTTTCCACGGGTATACAAGCGAAGGGCTGAATGACTTTCCGTGTATCGCCAGGTTTTATCTGGAAAAGGGATACAACGTGCTTCTCGCGGACGAACGGGCGCATGGCCAAAGTGAAGGTACATACATCGGTTTCGGATGCCTGGACCGATGGGACGCAGTAGAATGGATACGGTATCTGCTCGGCCGCTTCGGACAGGAACAGGAGATCTTTCTTCACGGAATGTCCATGGGCGGTGCTACAGTACTGATGGCAAGCGGACTGAGGCTTCCGCTGCAGGTGAAGGGGATTGTCTCCGACTGTGGGTTTACATCGGCGTGGGAGGTTTTTACTTCTGTACTGAATCATATGTATCATATGCCGGCGTTTCCGATCCTTCAGATATCGGACAGACTGGTAAAAAAACGCGCCGGATATGGGCTGGCAGAATGTAATTCTGCTGAAGAGGTAAAAAAAGCCACGGTACCGATCCTCATGATTCACGGGGATGCGGACACGTTTGTTCCGTGCTGGATGTGTGAGGAAATCTATCGCAGCTGTGCATCCCCAAAGCAGAAACTGATCATCAAAGGAGCCTCCCACGCAGAGGCATATTATAAAAATACCGTTGCATATGAGCGTGCTGTGAATTCGTTTCTTGATATGCTAAAACGGTGA
- a CDS encoding SCP2 sterol-binding domain-containing protein, with product MTFEEVYEKAKAIFMKADVSQISEHLAFQFNITGEGEGAFYAEVNDGALSVEPYEYYDRDAVFTCTAETLFKIAEGKSDPVMAFTLGKLKVDGSIEKALSIQKLI from the coding sequence ATGACGTTTGAAGAAGTATATGAAAAAGCAAAAGCAATTTTTATGAAGGCAGATGTGAGTCAGATCTCAGAACATCTGGCTTTCCAGTTCAATATCACGGGTGAGGGTGAGGGCGCGTTTTATGCAGAGGTAAACGACGGTGCTTTGAGCGTAGAGCCTTATGAGTATTATGACAGAGACGCGGTTTTCACCTGTACGGCGGAAACACTGTTTAAGATCGCTGAGGGGAAATCGGATCCCGTCATGGCATTTACATTGGGAAAACTGAAGGTGGATGGAAGTATCGAGAAAGCACTCAGCATACAGAAACTGATTTAA
- the nifS gene encoding cysteine desulfurase NifS yields the protein MGKMIYLDNAATTKTAPEVVEAMLPYFSEYYGNPSSVYDLAATSKTAITKAREEIAGVLNAKPEEIYFTAGGSESDNWALKAAFEAYRDKGNHIITTKIEHHAILHTCEYLEKNGADITYLDVDEHGLVDLQELQKAITEKTILISIMFANNEIGTVQPVEEIGRIAKEHGVLFHTDAVQAFGQLPIDVDDCNIDMLSSSAHKINGPKGIGFLYIRKGVKIRSFIHGGAQERKRRAGTENVPGIVGYGCAAKRAADTMEERTQKECELRDYMAQRILKEVPFTRLNGHPSKRLPNNVNISFQFIEGESLLIMLDMEGICASSGSACTSGSLDPSHVLLAIGLPHEIAHGSLRLTLSDETTKDEIDTVVESIKKIVNRLREMSPLYEDFVKKQAAAR from the coding sequence ATGGGAAAAATGATATATTTGGATAATGCAGCAACGACAAAAACAGCACCTGAGGTAGTGGAAGCGATGCTTCCGTACTTTTCGGAATATTATGGGAACCCGTCCAGTGTTTATGATCTGGCGGCTACCAGCAAAACAGCCATCACGAAGGCAAGGGAAGAAATCGCCGGTGTGCTGAACGCGAAGCCGGAGGAAATTTATTTTACGGCAGGAGGAAGCGAGTCGGATAACTGGGCATTGAAGGCGGCGTTTGAAGCTTACAGGGACAAAGGAAATCATATTATCACTACAAAGATTGAGCATCATGCGATCCTGCACACGTGTGAGTATCTGGAGAAGAACGGCGCGGATATCACCTACCTTGATGTAGATGAGCACGGTCTTGTGGATCTGCAGGAACTGCAGAAGGCGATCACTGAGAAGACGATTCTGATTTCCATCATGTTTGCAAATAATGAGATCGGCACCGTACAGCCGGTTGAGGAGATCGGGAGGATCGCGAAAGAACACGGCGTCCTGTTCCACACAGATGCAGTACAGGCTTTCGGACAGCTTCCCATCGATGTGGATGATTGCAATATTGATATGCTCTCGTCCAGTGCGCATAAGATCAACGGACCGAAAGGCATCGGATTTCTTTACATCCGGAAAGGTGTGAAAATCCGTTCTTTCATTCACGGCGGAGCACAGGAGAGAAAACGCCGTGCCGGAACGGAAAATGTGCCGGGGATCGTCGGATACGGATGTGCGGCGAAACGGGCTGCCGACACGATGGAAGAGCGGACACAGAAAGAATGTGAACTGCGGGATTATATGGCACAGCGGATATTGAAAGAAGTGCCCTTCACACGTCTGAATGGACATCCGTCTAAGCGCCTGCCGAACAACGTCAATATCAGTTTCCAGTTCATCGAAGGAGAATCCCTGCTGATCATGCTGGATATGGAGGGAATCTGTGCGTCGAGCGGTTCCGCCTGTACATCGGGCTCACTCGATCCGTCGCATGTGCTTCTGGCGATCGGGCTTCCGCATGAGATCGCGCATGGATCCCTGAGGCTGACGCTCAGTGACGAGACGACAAAGGATGAGATCGATACGGTGGTGGAATCAATTAAAAAGATTGTAAACCGCCTGCGGGAGATGTCTCCATTATATGAAGATTTCGTAAAAAAACAGGCGGCGGCCAGATAA
- a CDS encoding phosphoglycerate kinase: MLNKKSVDDINVKGRRVLVRCDFNVPLKDGGITDENRLVAALPTIKKLIADGGRVILCSHLGKPKGEPKPELSLAPVAVRLSQLLGQEVKFAADPEVVGANAKAAVEVMKDGDVILLENTRYRAEETKNGEEFSKELASLCEVFVNDAFGTAHRAHCSNVGVTKYVDTCAVGYLMQKEIDFLGNAVNNPNRPFVAILGGAKVADKLNVIANLLEKCDTLIIGGGMAYTFLKAKGGQIGTSLVDDEKLEYCREMIEKAEKLGKKLLLPVDTTITSEFPSPIDAPVETQIVASDSIPADMMGLDIGTETARMYAEAVKTAKTVVWNGPMGVFENPILAKGTIAVAEALAETDATTIIGGGDSAAAVNQLGFGDKMSHISTGGGASLEFLEGKELPGVAAADNR, translated from the coding sequence ATGCTGAACAAAAAATCAGTAGACGATATCAATGTAAAAGGCCGGAGAGTGCTGGTGAGATGTGATTTTAATGTACCGCTGAAAGACGGCGGAATCACTGACGAGAACAGGCTGGTTGCAGCACTGCCGACGATCAAAAAACTGATCGCAGACGGCGGACGCGTCATCCTGTGTTCCCATCTGGGCAAACCGAAGGGAGAACCGAAACCGGAACTTTCTCTTGCACCCGTAGCCGTAAGACTCTCCCAGCTGCTCGGACAGGAAGTGAAATTTGCCGCTGACCCTGAAGTAGTCGGTGCCAATGCCAAAGCGGCAGTTGAAGTGATGAAAGACGGGGACGTTATCCTGCTCGAAAACACGCGCTACCGTGCAGAAGAGACGAAAAACGGTGAGGAATTCAGCAAAGAGCTTGCATCCCTGTGCGAGGTATTCGTAAATGACGCATTTGGAACCGCACACAGGGCACACTGCTCAAACGTTGGCGTGACAAAATACGTGGATACCTGCGCTGTCGGTTATCTGATGCAGAAAGAAATTGATTTCCTCGGAAATGCGGTAAATAATCCAAACCGTCCGTTTGTAGCCATCCTGGGCGGTGCAAAAGTTGCAGATAAATTAAATGTTATTGCAAATCTGCTGGAAAAATGCGATACTTTAATTATCGGCGGCGGTATGGCATATACCTTCCTGAAAGCGAAGGGCGGACAGATCGGCACTTCACTCGTTGACGACGAAAAACTGGAATACTGCAGGGAAATGATCGAGAAGGCGGAGAAACTCGGTAAGAAATTACTGCTTCCGGTTGACACCACCATCACCAGTGAATTCCCGTCACCGATCGATGCTCCGGTTGAGACGCAGATCGTTGCTTCGGATTCCATCCCGGCAGATATGATGGGACTGGATATCGGGACTGAAACCGCCAGGATGTATGCCGAGGCTGTGAAGACGGCTAAGACAGTCGTGTGGAACGGGCCGATGGGTGTATTCGAAAACCCGATCCTGGCAAAAGGAACGATCGCTGTAGCTGAGGCGCTTGCTGAGACGGATGCGACAACGATCATCGGGGGCGGTGATTCTGCAGCAGCAGTCAATCAGCTGGGCTTTGGTGACAAGATGTCACATATCTCCACAGGCGGCGGGGCATCCCTTGAATTCCTGGAGGGAAAAGAACTCCCGGGCGTAGCCGCAGCAGATAATCGCTAG
- the nifU gene encoding Fe-S cluster assembly scaffold protein NifU, translating into MYSEKVMDHFQNPRNVGEIENASGVGTVGNAKCGDIMRIYLDIDDKGIINDCKFKTFGCGAAVATSSMATELVKGKHIEEALKVTNKAVMEALDGLPPVKVHCSLLAEEAIHAALWDYAEKHHIQIEGLEKPKSDIHEGEEEEEEAY; encoded by the coding sequence ATGTACAGTGAAAAAGTAATGGATCATTTTCAGAATCCACGCAATGTAGGAGAGATAGAAAACGCCAGCGGTGTCGGGACCGTAGGAAATGCGAAATGCGGAGATATCATGCGGATCTATCTGGATATTGATGATAAGGGAATCATCAATGACTGTAAGTTTAAGACATTTGGCTGCGGTGCCGCGGTGGCAACGAGCAGCATGGCGACAGAACTTGTGAAGGGCAAACATATCGAGGAGGCCCTGAAGGTGACGAATAAAGCAGTGATGGAGGCGCTCGACGGGCTTCCGCCTGTCAAGGTACACTGCTCTCTTCTGGCGGAAGAGGCGATCCATGCGGCTCTCTGGGACTACGCAGAGAAACATCATATTCAGATTGAAGGTCTGGAAAAACCGAAATCAGATATTCATGAAGGGGAAGAAGAGGAAGAGGAAGCATATTAA
- the gap gene encoding type I glyceraldehyde-3-phosphate dehydrogenase has product MAVKVAINGFGRIGRLAFRQMFGAEGYEVVAINDLTSPKMLAHLLKYDSSQGRYALGDTVTAGEDSITVDGKEIRIYAKADAAELPWGEIGVDVVLECTGFYTSKDKASAHIKAGARKVVISAPAGNDLPTIVYNVNHDTLKPEDTVISAASCTTNCLAPMAQALNNLAPVQSGIMSTIHAYTGDQMILDGPQKKGDLRRSRAGALNIVPNSTGAAKAIGLVIPELNGKLIGSAQRVPTPTGSTTILVAVVKGSVTVDQINEAMKNAATESFGYNEEEIVSSDVIGMTYGSLFDATQTMVSPLENGDTQVQVVSWYDNENSYVSQMVRTIKFFSELA; this is encoded by the coding sequence ATGGCAGTAAAAGTAGCAATCAATGGTTTTGGACGTATCGGTCGTCTGGCATTCAGACAGATGTTTGGAGCAGAAGGTTATGAAGTAGTGGCAATCAACGATTTGACATCCCCGAAAATGCTCGCACATTTATTGAAATATGATTCTTCACAGGGCAGATATGCATTAGGCGATACGGTAACAGCCGGTGAAGATTCCATTACTGTAGACGGAAAAGAAATTAGGATCTATGCAAAAGCTGACGCTGCTGAACTTCCCTGGGGAGAGATCGGTGTTGACGTAGTTCTGGAATGCACAGGTTTCTATACATCCAAAGACAAAGCATCTGCACATATCAAGGCAGGAGCAAGAAAGGTAGTTATCTCCGCTCCGGCTGGAAATGATCTTCCTACTATTGTTTATAATGTAAATCATGATACACTGAAACCAGAAGATACCGTCATCTCCGCAGCTTCCTGTACAACAAACTGTCTGGCACCGATGGCTCAGGCTCTGAATAACCTGGCTCCGGTACAGAGCGGTATCATGAGCACGATCCACGCTTACACAGGCGATCAGATGATCCTTGACGGACCGCAGAAAAAAGGCGACCTGAGAAGATCCCGCGCAGGCGCACTGAATATCGTTCCGAACAGCACAGGTGCTGCAAAGGCGATCGGTCTGGTAATCCCGGAACTGAATGGCAAACTGATCGGTTCTGCACAGCGAGTTCCGACTCCTACCGGATCCACAACAATCCTGGTAGCAGTTGTAAAGGGAAGCGTTACCGTAGACCAGATCAACGAGGCCATGAAAAATGCAGCAACAGAATCTTTCGGATACAATGAAGAAGAGATCGTATCCAGCGATGTGATCGGCATGACATACGGTTCTCTGTTCGATGCAACACAGACGATGGTATCTCCTCTTGAAAACGGTGATACACAGGTTCAGGTTGTATCCTGGTATGACAATGAAAATTCATACGTTAGCCAGATGGTTCGCACAATCAAATTCTTCTCAGAGCTGGCTTAA